The following are from one region of the Alicyclobacillus fastidiosus genome:
- a CDS encoding acyl-CoA carboxylase subunit beta has translation MRHMHEDPVYGLQDRRRKVELGGGDQRILAQHEKGKGTARERIDWLLDAGSFRELGTFAATRSKYPGLDEVDAPGEGVVTGYGTIEGRTVFVFAQDFTVFGGALGEVHADKIASVMDHAAKTGAPVIGLCDSGGARIQEGVVSLDGYGHVFYRNAIYSGVIPQISVIMGPCAGGAVYSPALTDFVVMVEGTSQMFITGPKVIQTVTGEVIETEALGGARVQQSKSGVAHFTAASEADALQQVRRLLQYIPSSNRTAPPVVPFSEPLVADDRLREVVPQDGTKVYDVKDVIHLLVDPDSFFEVQPLFARNAVVGFGRMQGHVIGIVANQPKFMAGGLDIDSSDKIARFIRFCDSFHIPLLTLEDVTGFIPGVKQEHGGIIRHGAKILYAYAEATVPKITVIVRKAYGGAYVAMNSKAIGADMVFAWPSAEIAVMGPEGAASIIYHREIAASPNPGEALREKIDKYREEVANPYVAAGAGMVDDVIDPRDTRMKLCEAFAMLREKQEERPRRKHGNIPL, from the coding sequence GTGAGGCACATGCATGAAGATCCGGTGTACGGTTTGCAGGATAGACGGCGAAAGGTAGAACTCGGCGGAGGTGACCAGCGCATCCTCGCTCAGCACGAGAAGGGTAAGGGGACTGCACGGGAACGCATTGACTGGTTGCTTGATGCCGGGAGTTTTCGCGAACTTGGTACGTTTGCCGCCACGCGCAGCAAATATCCTGGGCTCGATGAGGTCGACGCGCCCGGCGAAGGTGTAGTTACCGGTTATGGCACCATCGAAGGGCGCACCGTGTTCGTCTTCGCGCAAGATTTTACCGTCTTTGGCGGCGCACTTGGAGAAGTGCACGCCGACAAGATTGCGAGCGTGATGGATCACGCCGCGAAGACAGGCGCTCCGGTCATTGGGCTGTGTGATTCGGGTGGGGCGCGAATTCAGGAAGGTGTGGTCTCGCTCGATGGCTACGGCCACGTGTTTTACCGCAACGCCATCTACTCTGGTGTCATTCCGCAGATCTCCGTGATTATGGGGCCGTGCGCAGGGGGTGCCGTGTACTCTCCCGCCCTGACCGACTTTGTCGTGATGGTGGAAGGGACGAGTCAGATGTTCATCACGGGACCCAAGGTCATTCAGACGGTGACAGGCGAGGTCATTGAGACGGAGGCTTTGGGTGGTGCACGCGTACAGCAGTCGAAGAGTGGCGTCGCACACTTCACCGCGGCTTCGGAGGCTGACGCGCTCCAACAGGTTCGCCGGTTGTTGCAGTACATTCCCTCCTCAAATCGCACAGCGCCTCCCGTGGTACCCTTTTCCGAGCCGCTGGTCGCGGATGACCGGTTGCGGGAGGTCGTCCCGCAGGACGGGACGAAAGTGTACGACGTGAAGGACGTTATTCATCTGTTGGTCGATCCGGACAGCTTTTTCGAAGTGCAACCGCTGTTCGCGCGCAACGCCGTGGTTGGCTTTGGTCGCATGCAGGGTCACGTCATCGGCATCGTCGCCAATCAGCCGAAATTCATGGCAGGCGGTTTGGATATCGACTCATCCGATAAAATCGCGCGCTTCATTCGATTTTGTGATTCTTTTCATATCCCTCTGCTCACCTTGGAGGACGTCACCGGTTTTATTCCTGGCGTCAAGCAGGAGCATGGCGGCATTATTCGCCACGGGGCGAAAATACTGTACGCATACGCCGAAGCCACGGTGCCGAAAATCACGGTCATTGTTCGAAAGGCGTATGGCGGGGCCTATGTAGCGATGAACAGCAAGGCGATCGGCGCGGACATGGTCTTTGCTTGGCCAAGTGCTGAAATTGCCGTGATGGGGCCAGAAGGTGCTGCGAGCATCATCTATCACCGCGAGATCGCGGCGAGTCCGAATCCAGGCGAGGCACTGCGCGAGAAAATAGACAAATATCGGGAAGAGGTCGCCAATCCGTATGTTGCGGCCGGCGCCGGAATGGTGGATGATGTCATCGACCCACGCGATACCCGTATGAAGCTTTGTGAGGCTTTTGCGATGTTGCGCGAGAAACAGGAAGAGCGCCCTCGCCGCAAACACGGGAACATTCCACTTTGA
- a CDS encoding RNHCP domain-containing protein, with the protein MRQFTHRNESFICANCGFAVEPSERSCRNHCPSCLYSVHLDIHPGDRAADCGGVMKPVRIEYNSKKGYQIVHRCQTCGYLSRNIVQRDVLVQPDDQEAVLRLMSHPEE; encoded by the coding sequence GTGAGACAATTTACACATCGAAACGAATCGTTCATCTGCGCGAATTGCGGATTCGCCGTCGAACCGAGTGAGCGCAGCTGTCGCAACCACTGCCCGAGCTGCCTGTACTCCGTGCATCTCGACATTCACCCGGGTGACCGCGCGGCCGATTGCGGAGGGGTGATGAAGCCGGTGCGGATCGAATACAACAGCAAGAAAGGCTATCAGATCGTACATCGTTGTCAGACGTGCGGATACCTCTCGAGAAATATCGTCCAGCGAGATGTGCTCGTCCAGCCGGACGATCAAGAGGCGGTATTGCGTCTCATGTCGCACCCTGAGGAATAA
- a CDS encoding amino acid permease — protein MNQTKSVRTTPRQKAMGMPVQAKGTMSLSELILVGVGGIIGAGFFLGCGLPIAAAGPSVLISFVLGGLITAQVIGALSSVALDHPVEGAFKVYSDMYLGRYLGYMQGWTYYLTSILTISSEAVASAIFVHVWLPNVPLWVLSSSFAALILLINAFGVANFGRIESVMSVIKIAALVGFLVFVALMIFGVRPHTLAAPISMTAGSGFFPHGVTGIFQSMLIVIFSFAGIGVFATAAVELKQPKLLDKGAVLTIVTLTLLYVLSIGALLLILPWTRVSTNISPFVQALQNVHMRVLADILNAVILVASFSVMAGAVFSANQILASLGRTGEAPKLSMRTSKHRHTQYGALLFTTLGIAIFLTLSYVLPSNVYNFLVSASSFLTFFNYFMMLATFLSWRRKNRAKQVSKLAFGQPVSTFLTMAAVLFLAIYALTEREQRFGFYACVAMAALLSIAYIFTRKYKQDVDRPSSSG, from the coding sequence TTGAATCAGACCAAGTCCGTTCGTACGACCCCGCGGCAGAAGGCAATGGGGATGCCAGTTCAGGCTAAGGGCACCATGAGCTTATCGGAACTCATCCTGGTGGGTGTCGGTGGCATCATTGGAGCAGGTTTTTTCCTTGGCTGTGGCTTGCCCATTGCAGCTGCTGGGCCGAGCGTTCTCATCTCATTCGTACTCGGTGGCCTCATTACCGCCCAGGTGATCGGGGCGCTTAGCTCCGTCGCATTGGATCACCCGGTCGAAGGGGCGTTTAAAGTTTACTCCGATATGTACCTTGGCAGGTATCTTGGGTACATGCAGGGCTGGACGTACTACTTGACGAGCATTCTCACGATTTCGAGCGAGGCAGTGGCGTCGGCTATTTTCGTCCATGTGTGGTTGCCGAACGTGCCATTGTGGGTTTTGTCGTCCAGTTTTGCGGCGCTCATTTTGCTCATCAATGCGTTTGGTGTGGCCAATTTCGGGCGTATTGAATCGGTGATGAGCGTCATCAAAATTGCTGCCTTGGTCGGATTTCTGGTGTTTGTGGCCTTGATGATATTCGGGGTGCGCCCGCACACGCTCGCCGCCCCTATTTCGATGACTGCAGGCTCGGGGTTCTTTCCGCACGGCGTCACAGGCATTTTTCAATCGATGCTGATCGTCATTTTTTCCTTCGCAGGAATCGGCGTGTTCGCGACCGCGGCCGTCGAGTTAAAACAGCCAAAGCTTCTAGATAAAGGGGCCGTGCTCACGATTGTCACGTTGACCCTGCTGTACGTGTTGTCGATTGGGGCGCTGTTGTTGATTCTGCCGTGGACGCGGGTGAGCACGAACATCAGTCCCTTCGTTCAGGCGTTGCAGAACGTTCACATGCGGGTGCTGGCGGACATTCTGAACGCGGTCATCCTCGTTGCGTCATTTAGCGTGATGGCCGGTGCGGTCTTCTCCGCGAACCAGATCCTTGCGAGTCTTGGACGGACAGGTGAGGCGCCGAAGCTGTCGATGCGCACCAGTAAGCATCGTCACACCCAATATGGCGCGCTCCTGTTCACGACCCTGGGTATCGCCATCTTTCTCACCCTCTCGTACGTCCTTCCGTCGAACGTGTATAATTTCCTGGTGAGCGCTTCGAGTTTCTTGACCTTTTTCAATTACTTTATGATGTTGGCCACGTTTTTGTCGTGGCGCCGCAAGAATCGAGCCAAACAAGTGTCCAAGCTCGCCTTTGGCCAGCCTGTATCGACGTTTCTGACGATGGCTGCGGTATTGTTTTTGGCCATCTACGCACTCACGGAGCGCGAACAGCGGTTCGGCTTCTACGCTTGTGTGGCGATGGCAGCGTTGCTTTCGATTGCGTATATTTTCACGCGGAAATACAAACAGGATGTCGATCGTCCTAGTTCTTCGGGTTGA
- the spoIIM gene encoding stage II sporulation protein M yields MKPRIAAIIAPQTLSSVRLYPLTQFVRRKAQKHLHLWTFLSGVTLCGLVFGAIVAGQLGQTDRLVLGNAIQHLFVAIKQDQLASGSQLFSQRFIADIQLLALIWLFGVSVIGIPFVIATIFLRAFTVGFAIGYTTLQFGWKGFLLSGTGIFLHQLVTFLTLFVAAVTAIRFSQQVLLQSLPVPKLTLRLTKYTGTFVLCGGGLMLGSVIQAFVVPHLLTSVIV; encoded by the coding sequence TTGAAGCCACGCATCGCAGCCATTATCGCGCCACAGACCTTGTCGTCCGTCCGCCTGTACCCTTTGACCCAGTTCGTCCGCCGCAAAGCCCAGAAGCATTTGCACCTGTGGACATTTCTGTCGGGTGTGACCTTGTGTGGATTGGTGTTTGGCGCCATTGTGGCAGGACAGTTGGGCCAGACGGATCGTCTTGTGCTCGGCAATGCTATTCAACATCTGTTTGTCGCCATCAAGCAGGATCAACTGGCCTCTGGTAGTCAACTGTTCTCGCAGCGGTTTATCGCCGATATCCAATTGCTAGCACTCATCTGGTTGTTTGGCGTCTCCGTCATCGGCATCCCATTTGTCATTGCGACAATCTTTCTTCGCGCGTTTACGGTGGGATTTGCGATCGGTTACACGACGTTGCAATTCGGCTGGAAGGGATTCCTGTTATCTGGTACGGGCATTTTTTTGCACCAGCTTGTGACCTTTTTGACGTTGTTCGTAGCGGCCGTAACGGCCATTCGGTTCTCGCAGCAGGTTCTGCTACAGTCTCTGCCAGTGCCCAAACTCACGTTGCGGCTTACAAAATATACGGGAACGTTCGTCTTATGTGGCGGTGGACTGATGCTGGGGTCGGTGATTCAGGCGTTTGTGGTGCCGCATTTGCTGACAAGCGTGATCGTCTAA
- a CDS encoding D-alanyl-D-alanine carboxypeptidase, giving the protein MNSTAKSAPAPASVPDIAKEARSAVLMDAATGKVLYEKGAHKELPMASITKIMTMLLTVEAIDSGRLKWTDQVKTSEYAASMGGSQIFLEPGESMSVHDMLKGIAVASANDACVAIAEHLDGSEEAFVARMNQRAKQLGMDDTHFSNCNGLPAPNHYSSAHDIATMSRALLQHPEITKFTSIYSDYLRKGSARPLWLVNTNKLVRFYDGVDGLKTGFTQEAKYCLSATAQKSGFRVIAVVMGEPKPKVRNAEVTGMLNWAFANYTSKVLYPAGHVMGQAKVVKGVKDKVDVVTAAPVGLLTKRGEDGAYRSEVVLAKVKAPIVQGQKVGELKVVRQGRVVSTVPLVAKVSVKRANFVQGFGKTMKKVITFGAAD; this is encoded by the coding sequence ATGAACAGCACAGCGAAGTCTGCTCCAGCACCCGCTTCTGTCCCTGACATCGCTAAAGAAGCGCGTTCTGCGGTCTTGATGGACGCGGCGACAGGAAAGGTCTTATACGAGAAAGGTGCCCACAAAGAACTCCCGATGGCCAGCATCACAAAAATTATGACCATGCTTCTGACGGTGGAGGCCATTGACTCAGGTCGTCTCAAGTGGACGGACCAGGTTAAAACCAGTGAATACGCGGCGAGCATGGGCGGATCGCAAATTTTTCTCGAACCGGGCGAATCGATGAGCGTTCACGACATGCTCAAGGGAATTGCGGTTGCCTCTGCGAATGATGCCTGTGTGGCGATAGCTGAGCACTTAGACGGAAGTGAAGAGGCATTTGTCGCGCGGATGAATCAGCGGGCAAAGCAACTGGGAATGGACGACACGCATTTTTCGAACTGCAACGGGCTTCCAGCACCGAATCACTATTCTAGTGCACACGATATTGCAACGATGTCCCGAGCACTCTTGCAGCACCCGGAAATTACCAAGTTCACGTCGATTTACAGCGATTATCTGCGGAAGGGTTCCGCCCGCCCCTTGTGGCTTGTGAATACCAATAAGTTGGTCCGATTCTACGATGGCGTCGACGGTTTGAAGACGGGTTTCACACAGGAGGCAAAGTACTGTCTTTCAGCGACGGCTCAGAAGAGCGGATTTCGCGTCATAGCTGTCGTCATGGGCGAACCGAAACCCAAAGTACGCAACGCGGAAGTCACAGGGATGCTGAATTGGGCCTTTGCCAACTACACATCGAAAGTGTTGTATCCAGCCGGACACGTGATGGGTCAGGCGAAGGTTGTCAAAGGCGTGAAGGACAAAGTCGACGTAGTCACCGCGGCCCCTGTGGGTCTGTTGACGAAGCGTGGCGAAGATGGTGCGTATCGATCAGAGGTCGTTCTTGCTAAGGTGAAGGCACCCATTGTACAGGGTCAGAAAGTGGGCGAACTAAAAGTAGTCCGCCAGGGTCGCGTCGTTTCGACGGTTCCGCTCGTCGCCAAGGTCAGCGTGAAGCGAGCAAACTTTGTGCAAGGGTTTGGCAAGACGATGAAGAAAGTCATCACATTTGGGGCTGCCGATTAA
- the xerD gene encoding site-specific tyrosine recombinase XerD codes for MDEWIQRFVEYLTVERGLSANTLESYERDLHTFESYLAKRGSCVVQEVQQHHIIAYLSYLHEAGRANSTISRNLASIRSFFHFLIREDFILQDPTVHVDTPKIEKRLPRVLTPEEVESLLRAPDQKSPSGLRDYAMLELLYATGIRVSELVSLQATDVHMSSGFLRCMGKGGKERIIPIGEYAVHALSSYLERARPHFVRKTKHEALFLNHHGLQMSRQGFWKILKKYAQEAGILKDITPHTLRHSFATHLLERGADLRAVQEMLGHADISTTQIYTHVTKGRLKEIYASAHPRS; via the coding sequence ATGGACGAGTGGATTCAACGCTTTGTAGAGTACTTGACGGTGGAGAGAGGATTATCCGCCAATACCCTCGAGTCATACGAACGAGACTTACATACATTTGAGTCGTACTTGGCCAAGCGTGGGTCGTGCGTCGTTCAGGAGGTACAGCAACACCATATCATCGCATATCTCAGTTATTTGCATGAGGCAGGGCGGGCAAACTCCACCATCTCGCGGAATCTGGCGAGCATCCGCTCGTTTTTTCATTTTCTGATTCGCGAAGATTTTATTTTACAGGATCCGACTGTCCACGTGGACACGCCCAAGATCGAAAAGCGACTGCCGCGCGTTTTGACGCCGGAGGAAGTGGAGTCGTTGTTGCGCGCGCCGGATCAAAAATCGCCATCGGGCTTGCGAGACTATGCGATGCTAGAGTTGTTGTACGCCACAGGCATTCGGGTCAGTGAACTCGTGTCGCTTCAGGCGACGGATGTGCATATGAGCAGCGGCTTTTTGAGATGTATGGGCAAGGGCGGCAAGGAAAGAATTATTCCTATTGGAGAATACGCGGTTCATGCGCTCTCCAGTTATCTCGAACGCGCTCGACCTCATTTCGTTCGCAAGACGAAGCACGAGGCACTCTTCTTAAATCATCACGGGCTGCAGATGTCTCGCCAGGGATTTTGGAAAATCCTAAAAAAATACGCCCAAGAGGCCGGAATTCTAAAGGATATTACGCCGCACACGCTGCGACACTCGTTCGCCACCCACTTGTTGGAACGCGGTGCAGATTTGCGGGCTGTGCAGGAAATGTTAGGACATGCAGACATTTCTACGACACAAATTTATACTCATGTGACCAAGGGCCGTTTGAAGGAAATCTATGCTTCGGCGCACCCTAGGTCGTAA
- a CDS encoding M20/M25/M40 family metallo-hydrolase, which yields MERETVQQLFLSLVQIDSHSLHEGAMAKRCREELERLGLQVQVDGAGEALGGETGNLIGILPGSSELPKVLLAAHMDTVRPGEGIRPRVDEHGVVWSDGSTILGADDKAGITAILTALKEIRDAGLEHGQIQVVFTIGEEIGLQGAKQLKAEQLDADFGLSLDSSGDIGTIAIAGPGQTKFEATVTGVRAHAGVAPEKGISAIKVAAHAVSNMPHGRIDDETTANIGSFVGEGPTNVVADRVTIVGEARSRNPQKMADVVGRIESAFQDAAKAAGAEVEFLHQVMYEGFDFPADHPLRKRIETSLTRAGFKSNPVKVGGGSDANVIQTLGVPILNIGVGYEDIHSTNEHIAVQNIVDAAKIAVEFCTLPLGE from the coding sequence TTGGAGAGAGAGACAGTACAACAACTATTCTTGTCGCTCGTGCAAATTGATAGTCACTCGTTGCACGAAGGGGCGATGGCAAAACGGTGCCGCGAGGAACTCGAGCGCCTTGGCTTGCAGGTGCAAGTGGACGGAGCGGGCGAGGCACTCGGCGGCGAGACCGGAAACCTCATTGGCATCTTACCGGGATCGAGTGAGTTGCCAAAGGTGCTGTTGGCCGCCCACATGGATACGGTTCGACCAGGTGAAGGCATTCGTCCTCGCGTCGACGAGCATGGGGTGGTTTGGAGCGATGGATCCACCATTCTCGGGGCGGATGACAAAGCGGGCATCACCGCCATTTTGACGGCGCTCAAGGAGATCAGAGATGCTGGTTTAGAGCACGGACAGATTCAGGTCGTGTTTACGATCGGCGAAGAAATTGGGCTGCAAGGGGCAAAACAGTTAAAAGCAGAACAACTTGACGCTGATTTTGGCTTGTCGTTGGATTCCAGTGGCGATATAGGTACAATTGCGATTGCGGGACCTGGTCAAACGAAGTTTGAGGCGACTGTGACAGGTGTCCGAGCCCACGCTGGCGTCGCACCAGAGAAGGGCATCAGTGCCATTAAGGTGGCCGCACATGCCGTGTCGAACATGCCACATGGCCGCATTGACGACGAAACAACCGCCAATATCGGCAGTTTTGTCGGCGAGGGTCCGACGAACGTGGTGGCGGATAGAGTGACCATCGTCGGGGAGGCGCGCAGCCGCAATCCGCAAAAGATGGCCGATGTTGTAGGCCGGATCGAATCGGCGTTTCAAGACGCTGCAAAGGCGGCAGGGGCCGAAGTGGAGTTTCTCCATCAGGTGATGTACGAGGGATTTGATTTCCCGGCAGACCATCCGTTGCGCAAGCGCATTGAAACTTCCCTCACGCGTGCGGGATTTAAGTCCAACCCGGTCAAAGTCGGAGGCGGTAGTGACGCAAATGTGATTCAGACGCTCGGTGTTCCGATTTTGAACATCGGCGTGGGATATGAAGATATCCACTCGACCAACGAGCACATCGCCGTCCAGAACATCGTCGATGCAGCGAAAATAGCGGTAGAGTTCTGTACGTTGCCCCTAGGTGAATGA
- a CDS encoding endonuclease Q family protein, which translates to MVSDGPLKAYDADFHIHIGRALGKPVKIAAGASLTLENLLHHAAYVKGLDVVTVIDGVCDNVLLEVERLVDEGQLTPVAGGGLLFRDRLLVLLGAEVELSGPTGGAAHFGCWFPDVLRAKDFNGWLKTVQKNTQLSSQRAYTDAVALAAQTHERDGLFIVHHAFTPFKGLLGNCVRQVGDFLDIHQVDALELGLSSDSSMADRLSELSELTFVTNSDAHGVKTIAREYNRVRMQGLNFAEVAKVLHREAGRGIEANYGLHPQQGKYYRTRCRVCDELVAGNGACRCATDKHHVYGVKDRLDDISDLVEPAHPAHRPEYVHHVPLCDIPGVGPTAYRKLLEAYGTELAIRRTADESTLTDVVGERLGIVIARALRGEFTWEAGGAGTYGKIIF; encoded by the coding sequence GTGGTGTCAGACGGACCGTTGAAAGCCTATGATGCAGATTTTCACATCCATATCGGCCGTGCGCTTGGCAAACCGGTGAAGATCGCCGCAGGGGCGAGTTTGACGCTCGAGAACTTGCTGCATCACGCGGCATATGTCAAGGGACTCGACGTCGTCACCGTGATCGACGGGGTGTGTGACAACGTGCTGCTGGAAGTGGAGCGGCTCGTCGACGAGGGGCAGTTGACGCCTGTCGCCGGCGGCGGTCTGCTCTTTCGCGATCGACTTCTCGTCTTGCTTGGCGCAGAGGTCGAATTGTCCGGACCAACGGGCGGAGCCGCGCACTTCGGCTGCTGGTTTCCGGATGTCCTGCGGGCAAAGGACTTCAACGGGTGGCTAAAAACGGTGCAGAAGAATACGCAGCTGTCGTCCCAGCGCGCCTATACGGATGCGGTTGCGCTAGCCGCGCAAACGCACGAACGCGACGGACTCTTCATTGTCCACCACGCGTTTACCCCGTTTAAGGGCCTGCTCGGAAATTGTGTGCGGCAGGTCGGTGACTTTCTCGATATCCACCAGGTCGACGCCTTGGAGTTGGGGCTGTCGTCCGATTCGTCGATGGCGGATAGGTTGAGTGAGCTGTCCGAGTTGACGTTCGTGACCAACTCCGACGCGCACGGCGTCAAGACCATCGCGCGCGAGTACAATCGCGTTCGGATGCAGGGCCTGAACTTCGCGGAGGTGGCAAAGGTACTTCATCGCGAAGCGGGCCGGGGCATTGAGGCGAATTACGGCTTGCATCCGCAGCAGGGGAAGTACTATCGGACGCGCTGTCGCGTGTGTGACGAACTGGTGGCTGGCAATGGCGCGTGTCGTTGCGCGACGGACAAGCATCACGTGTACGGGGTCAAGGACAGACTTGATGACATTTCCGATCTCGTCGAGCCAGCGCACCCGGCCCACCGCCCAGAGTATGTTCATCACGTGCCGCTGTGCGACATTCCGGGCGTCGGTCCTACTGCGTATCGAAAGCTGCTGGAGGCGTACGGCACGGAACTCGCTATTCGCCGTACGGCGGACGAATCTACTTTGACGGATGTCGTTGGAGAGCGTCTGGGTATCGTCATAGCGCGGGCGCTACGCGGCGAATTCACCTGGGAAGCAGGCGGCGCGGGGACGTACGGAAAGATTATTTTCTAG
- a CDS encoding phosphopentomutase, translated as MKDTQRLIWIVLDSCGIGAAKDAASYGEPDAQSNTFLHVAQAVGGLRAPNLGKLGLSRIVEIPGVDSSDSHGAYGKMQEQSHGKDTTNGHWEFVGVVLDKPMPTYPHGFPREIIEPFERYVGKEVLANKPASGTVIIEEFGKQHMETGRPIVYTSADSVFQIAAHEDVVPVDTLYDWCTYARSILTGEHAVGRVIARPFRGTPGNFERTDRRRDYSLTFGNTVLNALQDAGIPVVGIGKIGDIYGGSGISEAIHTHDNADGMKVLMEYMDKQPEGVLYANLVDFDSKYGHRNDPEGFARAIEAFDVQLGELLPELRETDVLCITADHGCDPTVPGTDHTREYVPILMYKPGMHEAIDLGIRPTFADLGASVAECFGVKNPRAGTSFWPQVTSL; from the coding sequence ATGAAGGATACACAGCGTTTGATTTGGATCGTTCTCGATAGTTGCGGTATCGGTGCCGCCAAGGATGCTGCGTCGTACGGCGAGCCGGATGCCCAGAGCAATACGTTCTTACATGTGGCACAGGCGGTAGGGGGACTTCGCGCTCCAAACTTAGGCAAGCTTGGGTTGTCACGCATCGTCGAAATTCCAGGTGTCGATTCCAGCGACTCACATGGCGCCTATGGAAAGATGCAAGAGCAGTCGCACGGCAAGGATACGACGAATGGCCATTGGGAGTTTGTGGGTGTCGTACTTGATAAGCCCATGCCGACGTATCCGCACGGTTTTCCACGCGAGATCATCGAGCCGTTTGAGCGTTATGTAGGCAAAGAGGTGCTTGCGAACAAGCCCGCCTCAGGCACGGTCATCATTGAAGAGTTTGGCAAGCAACACATGGAGACGGGCAGGCCGATTGTGTACACGTCGGCGGACAGCGTGTTTCAAATCGCCGCGCACGAAGACGTCGTTCCAGTCGATACCCTCTATGATTGGTGTACATACGCACGGTCCATTTTGACGGGTGAGCACGCGGTCGGGCGGGTCATAGCCCGACCATTTCGGGGAACGCCTGGCAACTTTGAGCGCACCGACAGGCGTCGGGACTATTCACTGACATTCGGAAACACGGTGTTGAACGCTTTACAAGACGCGGGCATTCCCGTCGTCGGCATCGGGAAAATCGGTGACATTTACGGGGGATCCGGCATTAGCGAGGCCATTCATACGCACGACAACGCGGACGGGATGAAGGTCCTGATGGAATATATGGATAAGCAACCAGAGGGAGTACTCTACGCGAACCTTGTCGACTTTGATTCCAAGTATGGCCACCGCAACGATCCGGAGGGATTCGCCAGGGCGATCGAAGCATTCGATGTCCAGCTCGGAGAATTACTACCTGAGTTAAGGGAAACGGACGTCTTGTGCATCACCGCAGATCATGGGTGCGATCCGACCGTCCCTGGTACCGATCACACACGTGAATACGTGCCGATACTGATGTACAAGCCTGGCATGCATGAGGCCATCGATTTAGGCATCCGTCCGACGTTTGCGGATCTGGGAGCCAGCGTTGCCGAGTGTTTTGGCGTCAAAAACCCGCGAGCAGGCACGAGTTTCTGGCCACAAGTGACGTCGCTTTGA
- a CDS encoding NUDIX hydrolase, producing MIQLKKVTVQLPNGKQSTREVVVHPGAVAVLAEPQPGTVILVRQYRKACETSLWEIPAGKLEPGENPDAAAIRELSEETGYQASRVEKIHRFYTSPGFANEVLHVYYATDLVAGDVHLDEDEFVEMERFTKEEVTQMMQRGEINDAKTLVALLWWCQTDR from the coding sequence ATGATTCAGCTGAAGAAAGTCACCGTTCAGTTGCCAAACGGGAAACAAAGCACCCGGGAGGTCGTGGTGCACCCAGGGGCGGTCGCCGTACTTGCCGAACCACAGCCGGGAACGGTGATTCTCGTGCGACAGTATCGAAAAGCGTGTGAAACGTCGCTTTGGGAGATTCCAGCCGGCAAGTTGGAACCAGGAGAGAATCCTGACGCAGCAGCCATTCGTGAATTGTCGGAGGAGACTGGGTATCAGGCTTCCCGCGTCGAGAAGATCCATCGTTTTTACACGAGTCCTGGGTTCGCGAACGAAGTGCTGCACGTCTACTATGCGACTGATCTAGTAGCCGGTGACGTGCACTTGGACGAGGACGAGTTTGTGGAAATGGAGCGGTTCACCAAGGAAGAAGTGACGCAGATGATGCAGCGCGGCGAAATCAATGACGCGAAAACGCTGGTGGCGCTGCTCTGGTGGTGTCAGACGGACCGTTGA